In a genomic window of Roseimicrobium gellanilyticum:
- the queC gene encoding 7-cyano-7-deazaguanine synthase QueC — translation MSTLVLLSGGMDSVTALYWAAKEKGVLAAVSFDYGSKHNAKEIPMAEWHAAQLGVKHDVIHLDFINRHFTSDLLQSGGEIPDGHYEEASMKRTVVPFRNGIMLSIACGLAESHGAEALVIAAHSGDHAIYPDCREPFMQAMADAMRSGTYVGIHLLRPFIDCDKAEIVRRGVKLGIDYAKTWSCYKGGNIHCGTCGTCVERREAFINAGVPDPTEYLSTEALPHRPGG, via the coding sequence ATGAGCACCCTCGTTCTCCTCTCCGGCGGCATGGACTCCGTCACGGCACTCTACTGGGCCGCGAAGGAAAAGGGCGTACTCGCGGCCGTAAGTTTCGACTACGGGTCGAAGCACAATGCGAAGGAAATCCCCATGGCGGAGTGGCATGCGGCGCAGCTTGGGGTGAAGCACGATGTGATTCACCTCGACTTCATCAACCGTCACTTCACCTCCGACCTGTTGCAAAGCGGCGGTGAGATCCCGGATGGGCACTACGAAGAGGCGAGCATGAAGCGCACTGTGGTGCCTTTCCGCAATGGCATCATGCTCTCCATTGCCTGCGGCCTGGCAGAGAGCCACGGTGCGGAGGCGCTTGTGATTGCCGCGCACAGCGGCGACCACGCCATCTATCCCGACTGTCGCGAGCCCTTCATGCAAGCGATGGCGGACGCCATGCGCAGTGGCACGTATGTGGGCATCCACCTGCTACGTCCGTTCATTGACTGCGACAAAGCCGAGATCGTCCGGCGTGGTGTGAAACTTGGCATCGACTACGCAAAGACATGGAGCTGCTACAAGGGTGGCAACATCCACTGCGGCACCTGCGGCACCTGCGTGGAGCGACGCGAAGCCTTCATCAATGCCGGCGTCCCAGACCCGACAGAATATCTCTCTACCGAGGCGCTGCCCCACAGGCCCGGAGGTTAG